In Sphingomonas sp. G-3-2-10, a single window of DNA contains:
- a CDS encoding L,D-transpeptidase family protein has product MGNRIKSGLGRRIALLVGAGLIAGPLIAQTAPTPTPSPSGTPGLVQAVPQAIPLPQLDQSQAASLVTMLSEARYAHGLVHNASTASDPENNDALVRAALDYAHAVHAGRLDPEDFQSDWGLRPAAYDPLPAFADAVKRNRLQQWINSLPPPYSGYDGLKDGLDTYRRIEASGGWKALAAGPDLALGASGPRVLALRQRLAVEDQQIIAKGDKFDAELVEGVKRAQRRYGLNPTGTFAAQTRAALNVPAGDRVRQIMANMERWRWLPQELPRNRIQVNIAAAVLTVFEGDSPVASMRVVTGAPGGRETPMLQSRIHSIVLNPPWNVPAGIAAKELFPKGADYLARNGYKVIGTGANRRLQQQAGPQSALGRYKFDFDNPYAVYLHDTPAQAKFASYDRLASHGCVRLEKPAALARLLLRNDPNWQPDQIQATVDGGKTTRVPLRAEDQVQVYLLYWSAYMGSNGMNFRNDPYSWDKTLATRIERRSAVKAGSLSAR; this is encoded by the coding sequence ATGGGCAATCGCATCAAGAGCGGGTTGGGCAGGCGCATCGCGCTGCTGGTTGGAGCTGGCCTGATCGCAGGGCCGCTGATCGCGCAGACCGCGCCCACGCCGACTCCCTCGCCCAGCGGCACGCCGGGCTTAGTGCAGGCCGTGCCGCAGGCGATCCCGCTGCCCCAGCTCGACCAGAGCCAGGCCGCGTCGCTCGTGACGATGCTCAGCGAAGCCCGCTACGCGCACGGCCTCGTCCACAATGCCTCGACCGCGAGCGATCCGGAGAACAACGACGCGCTGGTCCGCGCCGCGCTCGATTACGCCCATGCGGTCCATGCGGGCCGGCTCGATCCCGAGGATTTCCAGTCGGACTGGGGCCTGCGCCCGGCCGCCTATGACCCCCTGCCCGCCTTCGCCGATGCGGTGAAGCGCAACCGGCTGCAGCAGTGGATCAACTCGCTGCCGCCGCCCTATTCGGGCTATGACGGGCTGAAGGACGGCCTCGACACCTATCGCCGGATCGAGGCGTCGGGCGGCTGGAAGGCGCTGGCCGCCGGTCCGGATCTCGCTCTGGGCGCCAGCGGCCCGCGCGTCCTCGCGCTGCGCCAGCGGCTTGCGGTCGAGGATCAGCAGATCATCGCCAAGGGCGACAAGTTCGACGCCGAGCTGGTCGAGGGCGTGAAGCGCGCCCAGCGCCGCTATGGCCTGAATCCCACCGGCACCTTCGCCGCGCAGACCCGCGCCGCGCTGAACGTGCCGGCCGGCGACCGCGTCCGCCAGATCATGGCGAACATGGAGCGCTGGCGCTGGCTGCCGCAGGAACTGCCGCGCAACCGCATCCAGGTGAACATCGCCGCCGCGGTCCTCACCGTGTTCGAAGGCGATTCGCCCGTCGCGTCGATGCGCGTCGTCACCGGTGCGCCGGGCGGCCGCGAAACGCCGATGCTCCAGTCGCGCATCCATTCGATCGTGCTCAATCCGCCGTGGAACGTTCCCGCCGGCATCGCCGCCAAGGAACTGTTCCCCAAGGGCGCGGACTATCTGGCGCGCAACGGCTACAAGGTGATCGGCACCGGCGCGAACCGCCGCCTGCAGCAGCAGGCCGGGCCGCAGAGCGCGCTGGGCCGCTACAAGTTCGATTTCGACAATCCCTATGCCGTCTATCTGCACGACACGCCTGCCCAAGCGAAGTTCGCCAGCTATGACCGGCTGGCCAGCCACGGCTGCGTCCGGCTCGAAAAGCCGGCGGCGCTCGCCCGGCTGCTGCTGCGCAACGATCCGAACTGGCAGCCGGACCAGATCCAGGCGACCGTCGATGGCGGCAAGACCACGCGTGTGCCGCTGCGCGCCGAGGATCAGGTGCAGGTCTATCTGCTCTACTGGTCGGCCTATATGGGCTCGAACGGCATGAATTTCCGCAACGATCCCTATAGCTGGGACAAGACACTCGCGACTCGCATCGAGCGCCGCTCCGCCGTGAAGGCGGGCAGCCTCTCGGCACGATAA